From one Candidatus Chlorobium masyuteum genomic stretch:
- a CDS encoding DUF58 domain-containing protein, with protein MENSEEYLKELQKLIRRVEIRSKRMASELFSGEYHSSFKGKGIEFSNVREYQYGDDVRAIDWNTSARKHELYVKLFTEERERTLLLVVDGSASMQFGSRERSKKALALELSAVLAFSAIQNNDKVGLLVFTDRVETFIAPRKGRQHVLVILEELFRFKPLSRKTDINAALIFIRYALRRQSIIFLLTDLVDNDYEKGMKQLNTRHDFVLVHLSDPLDKALPLSALLDLEEPETGLRLTLDGGSRRKIERYRSEQSRVYEELRQRLRRMRIDSIFLDTDRSFIGELNSFFRYRERKV; from the coding sequence ATGGAAAACAGTGAAGAGTACCTGAAGGAGCTTCAGAAACTCATACGGCGAGTTGAAATCCGTTCGAAGCGCATGGCCAGCGAGCTCTTCAGCGGCGAGTATCACTCCTCGTTCAAGGGCAAAGGGATCGAGTTCAGTAATGTCCGTGAATATCAGTATGGTGATGATGTCCGGGCCATTGACTGGAACACCTCCGCCCGCAAACATGAACTCTATGTCAAGCTCTTTACCGAAGAGCGGGAACGAACCCTTCTGCTTGTTGTTGACGGTTCGGCATCAATGCAGTTCGGCAGCCGGGAGCGCAGCAAAAAAGCGCTTGCCCTTGAGCTCAGCGCCGTACTTGCTTTCAGTGCCATACAGAACAACGATAAGGTAGGCCTTCTTGTTTTTACCGACCGGGTGGAAACCTTTATTGCCCCCCGCAAAGGTCGCCAGCATGTTCTGGTTATTCTTGAAGAGCTTTTCCGCTTCAAGCCCCTGAGTCGCAAGACCGATATCAACGCCGCTCTCATCTTTATCCGCTACGCGCTCAGAAGGCAGTCGATTATTTTTCTTCTGACCGATCTGGTTGACAACGACTATGAAAAAGGGATGAAGCAGCTCAATACCCGTCACGACTTTGTGCTGGTCCATCTGAGTGACCCGCTTGACAAAGCGCTGCCGCTCAGCGCTCTGCTTGATCTCGAAGAGCCGGAGACAGGCCTGCGTCTCACCCTGGACGGGGGGAGCCGCCGCAAGATCGAGCGTTACCGCAGTGAGCAGTCGAGAGTGTATGAAGAGCTTCGCCAGCGGCTCCGGCGCATGCGCATTGACTCGATTTTTCTCGATACCGACCGCTCTTTCATTGGTGAACTGAACTCGTTTTTCCGGTATCGTGAACGCAAGGTGTGA
- a CDS encoding AAA family ATPase encodes MQYAVELEELGRQITEASRFLEKAEEQLSRRIIGQKEVIQRVFIALLVNGHILLEGVPGLAKTLIIRTFAAAMNLKFQRIQFTPDMLPADLIGTMIYNPKDMEFYPRKGPVFANVILADEINRSPAKVQSALLEAMQEHQVTIGNQTFPLQEPFMVLATQNPIEHEGTYLLPEAQVDRFMMKVLVDYPSYDEELEIMLQSATTATDKEITAVVQPDDIAKARGLIDRIYVDPRVQRYIVDLVVATRKPALYGMESLETMIEYGASPRASIFLLLASKAHAFLQNRPYITPEDVKAIAYDTLRHRIRPGYEAEADNIRSDDIIRQILQHVQVP; translated from the coding sequence ATGCAGTATGCGGTAGAACTGGAGGAACTGGGCAGGCAGATTACGGAGGCCTCCCGTTTTCTTGAAAAGGCAGAGGAACAGCTTTCGCGCCGGATTATCGGTCAGAAGGAGGTTATCCAGCGAGTCTTCATTGCCCTCCTGGTTAATGGTCATATCCTGCTTGAAGGGGTACCGGGTCTTGCCAAGACGCTCATTATCAGAACCTTTGCTGCCGCCATGAATCTGAAGTTCCAGCGGATCCAGTTTACTCCCGACATGCTTCCCGCCGATCTTATCGGAACCATGATCTACAATCCGAAAGACATGGAGTTCTATCCCCGCAAAGGGCCGGTTTTTGCCAATGTCATTCTCGCCGACGAAATCAACCGTTCACCGGCCAAGGTGCAGTCTGCCCTGCTTGAGGCGATGCAGGAGCATCAGGTTACCATCGGCAATCAGACCTTTCCCCTTCAGGAGCCCTTTATGGTGCTGGCTACCCAGAACCCTATCGAGCATGAAGGGACCTATCTTTTGCCGGAGGCGCAGGTAGACCGGTTTATGATGAAGGTGCTGGTCGATTATCCATCCTACGATGAAGAGCTTGAGATTATGCTGCAGTCGGCCACAACCGCGACAGACAAGGAGATTACGGCGGTCGTGCAGCCGGATGATATTGCAAAGGCAAGAGGACTGATTGACCGTATCTATGTTGATCCGAGGGTACAGCGCTACATTGTTGATCTTGTTGTTGCCACCAGAAAACCGGCACTCTACGGTATGGAATCGCTTGAGACCATGATCGAGTACGGCGCATCTCCCAGAGCATCGATCTTTCTTCTGCTTGCTTCCAAGGCGCACGCCTTTTTGCAGAATCGGCCATATATAACCCCTGAGGATGTCAAGGCAATCGCCTATGATACCCTTCGCCATCGCATAAGGCCGGGATATGAAGCCGAAGCCGACAATATTCGTTCAGACGATATTATCCGTCAGATTCTCCAGCATGTGCAGGTGCCATGA
- the tsaD gene encoding tRNA (adenosine(37)-N6)-threonylcarbamoyltransferase complex transferase subunit TsaD produces MKILGIETSCDETSASVICDGRVASNVVSSQRCHTSFGGVVPELASREHERLIVSIADAAITEANITKKELDVIAATAGPGLIGAVMVGLCFAQGLAWALGVPFIPVNHIEAHMFSPFIDEGASHRAPEGAFISLTVSGGHTLLSVIEQDLSYEVIGRTLDDAAGEAFDKTGKMLGLPYPAGPEIDRLAKVGDPKFHEFPRALTSRSQTSKSYDGNFDFSFSGLKTSVLTFLQKQKPEFITANIQNIAASIQWAIVSVLVEKTIAAARSRGIKEISIAGGVSANSGLRAMMLAACKKEGFTLYLPGAVYSTDNAAMIATLAGVKLSRGMKAERLYNIAPFASFSSGRPKL; encoded by the coding sequence ATGAAAATTTTAGGTATCGAAACCAGTTGTGATGAAACCTCGGCATCCGTTATCTGTGACGGCAGGGTCGCCTCCAATGTCGTCAGTTCTCAGCGGTGTCACACAAGCTTTGGGGGTGTGGTGCCGGAACTCGCTTCGAGAGAGCACGAACGGCTTATCGTCTCGATTGCCGATGCTGCAATAACCGAAGCAAATATAACAAAAAAAGAGCTTGATGTCATAGCCGCCACGGCAGGACCCGGCCTTATCGGTGCCGTCATGGTAGGGCTCTGTTTTGCCCAGGGTCTCGCATGGGCACTCGGAGTACCCTTCATCCCGGTCAACCATATTGAGGCGCACATGTTCTCCCCGTTTATTGATGAAGGCGCCTCTCATCGCGCACCCGAAGGGGCTTTTATCTCCCTGACGGTCTCTGGAGGTCACACGCTGCTGTCGGTAATAGAGCAGGACCTCTCTTATGAGGTTATTGGCAGAACGCTTGATGATGCTGCCGGAGAGGCCTTCGACAAAACCGGCAAGATGCTCGGGCTCCCCTACCCGGCCGGCCCGGAGATAGACCGGCTGGCAAAAGTGGGTGATCCGAAATTCCATGAGTTCCCCAGAGCGCTCACCTCCCGGTCACAGACCAGTAAAAGTTACGACGGCAATTTCGATTTCAGCTTTTCCGGCCTGAAAACCTCGGTCCTCACCTTTCTGCAGAAACAGAAACCGGAATTCATAACAGCAAACATACAGAACATTGCGGCCTCCATTCAGTGGGCTATCGTCAGTGTACTGGTTGAAAAAACCATTGCCGCAGCACGCTCCCGGGGCATAAAAGAGATCTCAATCGCCGGAGGCGTAAGTGCCAACTCGGGACTCAGAGCAATGATGCTCGCTGCCTGCAAGAAAGAGGGCTTCACGCTCTATCTGCCCGGTGCCGTTTACTCGACTGACAATGCCGCCATGATCGCCACACTGGCCGGAGTAAAACTCTCACGGGGCATGAAAGCCGAACGGCTGTACAACATTGCGCCCTTCGCCAGCTTCAGCTCCGGCAGACCGAAGCTGTGA
- the yajC gene encoding preprotein translocase subunit YajC, which produces MHNSILALLLFAPPAGGPAPNPFLQIVPMVLIFVVFYFFMIRPQQKKQKEKEKVLDSLKRGDKVVTIGGIHGTVAGIDSDKKTVLVQVNETTKIKFDRTAVANIEAQDSGDKLTTKE; this is translated from the coding sequence ATGCATAACAGTATTCTCGCTCTGCTTCTTTTTGCGCCTCCTGCCGGCGGCCCTGCACCGAATCCCTTCCTGCAGATTGTTCCGATGGTGCTTATTTTTGTTGTCTTCTACTTTTTCATGATCCGTCCGCAGCAGAAAAAACAGAAAGAGAAGGAGAAGGTTCTGGACAGCCTGAAAAGAGGAGACAAGGTTGTCACCATAGGCGGTATTCACGGTACGGTTGCCGGAATCGACAGCGATAAAAAGACTGTACTGGTGCAGGTGAACGAAACCACTAAAATCAAGTTCGACCGTACTGCTGTTGCCAATATTGAAGCACAGGATTCGGGCGATAAACTTACGACCAAGGAATGA
- the carA gene encoding glutamine-hydrolyzing carbamoyl-phosphate synthase small subunit has translation MQPTPAKLVLENGSVYCGTAFGHIGETSGEVVFNTSLTGYQEILTDPSYTGQMVLMTYPLIGNYGINISDNESSKMWASAFIIRELSNVHSNFEATESLDSALKRAGIMGLSGIDTRKLVREIREKGAMRGVISALDSDNESLRQKALSTPEMSGQDLVKTVTTVENYTLEKADARYHVAAIDYGIKTNILRMLRNSGCRVTVLKAGTPAEEIIRLNADGVFLSNGPGDPAAVGYAIETIKKLVEYNRSTKPLPIFGICLGHQLLSLAFGAETYKLKFGHHGSNHPVKNLKSRQIEITSQNHGFSVNMESLPEDLEMTHLNLYDHTVEGVKHKTLPCFSVQYHPEAAPGPHDSHYLFGEFTSLMDQAKN, from the coding sequence ATGCAGCCAACTCCAGCAAAATTGGTACTGGAAAACGGATCTGTCTATTGCGGAACAGCATTCGGCCATATCGGAGAGACATCCGGAGAGGTGGTTTTCAATACATCGCTGACCGGGTACCAGGAAATTCTTACCGACCCATCCTATACCGGCCAGATGGTACTGATGACCTATCCACTTATAGGCAACTACGGCATCAATATCTCCGATAATGAGTCATCGAAAATGTGGGCCTCGGCCTTTATTATCCGTGAGCTCTCCAATGTCCACAGTAACTTTGAAGCGACCGAATCTCTGGACTCCGCACTCAAGAGAGCAGGAATTATGGGGCTTTCCGGGATTGATACCCGCAAGCTTGTTCGCGAAATCCGTGAAAAAGGGGCAATGAGAGGGGTTATCTCCGCTCTGGACAGCGACAACGAAAGTCTCCGTCAGAAAGCCCTGAGCACTCCTGAAATGAGCGGACAGGATCTGGTCAAAACCGTCACAACAGTCGAAAACTACACGCTTGAAAAAGCCGATGCCCGATACCATGTAGCCGCAATTGATTACGGCATCAAAACCAATATTCTGCGCATGCTCCGGAATTCGGGGTGCCGGGTAACAGTACTCAAGGCCGGAACTCCGGCTGAAGAGATCATCAGGCTCAACGCTGACGGGGTATTTCTCTCGAACGGCCCCGGTGATCCTGCAGCTGTAGGCTATGCAATAGAGACCATCAAAAAACTGGTTGAGTACAACCGCTCAACAAAGCCTCTGCCGATCTTCGGCATCTGCCTTGGCCACCAGCTTCTCTCGCTCGCGTTCGGCGCTGAAACCTACAAGCTCAAGTTCGGCCATCACGGCAGCAACCATCCGGTTAAAAATCTCAAAAGCCGCCAGATAGAGATAACGTCACAGAACCACGGCTTCTCGGTAAACATGGAGTCACTTCCCGAAGATCTTGAAATGACCCATCTCAACCTCTACGATCATACGGTTGAAGGGGTAAAGCATAAAACACTCCCCTGCTTTTCCGTGCAGTACCATCCGGAAGCCGCTCCGGGACCACACGATTCGCACTATCTGTTCGGGGAGTTTACCTCGCTGATGGATCAGGCGAAAAACTGA
- a CDS encoding pyridoxal-phosphate-dependent aminotransferase family protein codes for MKKRLFTPGPTPVPENVMLRMAAPIIHHRNPEFMEILTRVHEDLKYLFRTSQPVVVLSCSGTGGMEAAISSLFKKGDKVITVNAGKFGERWGSLVRIFTGNCIEEKVEWGSAIQPERLAELLKEHPDAKGVCLTHSETSTGTAADIKSLSALIRENSDALVLVDGITAVGAHEFHFDDWGVDICITGSQKGLMMPPGLALIAISERAQDIINGQKEIPQFYLSLKKALKAHADDDTPFTPAVSLVIGLDEALQMVRAEGIENIWKRHESLANACRQGCNALGMKLFSNSPSFAVTPVWLPEGVAWSAFNKALKNSNGITVAAGQDEFKGKIFRISHLGYYDELDMLTVIGGLERALKEINFDFEIGAGVKAVQQAFLGK; via the coding sequence ATGAAAAAAAGATTATTTACTCCGGGACCGACGCCGGTTCCTGAAAATGTCATGCTTCGCATGGCCGCTCCGATTATCCATCACAGAAATCCTGAGTTCATGGAGATTCTGACCAGGGTTCATGAGGATCTCAAGTATCTCTTCAGAACCAGCCAGCCTGTTGTTGTGCTGAGCTGTTCCGGCACCGGCGGCATGGAAGCCGCTATCTCAAGCCTCTTCAAAAAGGGTGACAAGGTTATCACCGTCAATGCCGGCAAGTTCGGCGAACGCTGGGGTTCACTGGTGCGTATCTTTACCGGCAACTGCATAGAGGAAAAAGTTGAATGGGGTTCCGCCATTCAGCCTGAACGCCTTGCCGAACTGCTTAAAGAGCACCCGGATGCCAAAGGGGTCTGCCTGACCCATTCGGAAACATCAACCGGAACGGCAGCTGATATCAAAAGTCTCAGCGCACTCATTCGCGAAAACTCTGATGCCCTTGTGCTCGTAGACGGTATTACCGCTGTTGGTGCCCATGAGTTCCATTTTGATGACTGGGGTGTGGATATCTGCATCACCGGATCACAGAAAGGGCTTATGATGCCTCCCGGACTCGCCCTTATCGCCATCTCTGAAAGGGCCCAGGATATCATCAATGGTCAGAAAGAGATACCCCAGTTCTACCTGAGCCTCAAAAAAGCACTCAAGGCCCATGCCGATGACGACACACCCTTCACTCCTGCGGTTTCGCTGGTAATCGGCCTCGATGAAGCACTGCAGATGGTTCGGGCAGAAGGCATTGAAAATATCTGGAAACGCCACGAAAGCCTTGCTAACGCCTGCCGTCAGGGTTGCAATGCTCTTGGCATGAAGCTTTTCAGCAACTCACCCTCGTTTGCCGTTACTCCGGTCTGGCTCCCTGAAGGAGTTGCATGGTCGGCATTCAACAAGGCGCTGAAAAACAGCAACGGCATTACGGTTGCGGCTGGTCAGGATGAGTTCAAGGGGAAAATTTTCCGTATCTCCCATCTCGGCTACTATGACGAGCTCGACATGCTGACGGTTATCGGCGGCCTGGAGAGGGCACTGAAGGAGATAAACTTTGATTTTGAGATCGGAGCCGGGGTCAAGGCTGTTCAGCAGGCTTTTCTCGGTAAATGA
- a CDS encoding tetratricopeptide repeat protein — protein sequence MIRLSVLFLFVTFTSSIPEMFSEYRLKLKADALYNAHAYSRAETAFRMLLQSGREPKGAASSRYNLACSLYMQGKYREAASLFAHKAAYTPQQQATASKSLFNEGNALAMNAINTREKTQKTALFRRSLARFKSVLLVDPDDGDAKINYEIVQRYLQELESPPPQPSSGSGNPANAHPDSGIGSDVASRILEKAQQDESSLMRQIPRSSKAPAEESRNNRDW from the coding sequence ATGATCAGACTTTCCGTACTTTTTCTGTTTGTTACCTTCACCTCTTCCATTCCGGAGATGTTCAGCGAGTACCGTCTGAAACTCAAAGCCGATGCCCTCTATAACGCGCATGCCTACAGCCGTGCGGAAACCGCTTTTCGCATGCTCCTGCAGAGTGGCCGTGAACCGAAAGGAGCGGCATCTTCACGATACAATCTGGCCTGCTCCCTCTACATGCAGGGAAAATACCGTGAAGCCGCATCCCTCTTTGCTCACAAAGCTGCCTATACACCGCAACAACAGGCCACAGCCAGCAAATCGCTTTTCAATGAAGGCAACGCGCTGGCAATGAACGCAATCAACACAAGAGAAAAAACACAAAAAACAGCGCTGTTCCGACGTTCACTTGCCCGCTTCAAATCTGTGCTTCTCGTTGATCCGGATGACGGTGATGCAAAAATCAACTATGAAATAGTGCAACGATACCTTCAGGAACTGGAGAGTCCTCCTCCGCAACCCTCTTCCGGTTCCGGAAATCCGGCCAATGCGCACCCTGATTCAGGAATCGGTAGCGATGTGGCGTCGCGCATTCTCGAAAAAGCTCAGCAGGATGAATCCTCACTGATGCGGCAAATTCCCCGGAGCAGCAAAGCTCCTGCAGAGGAGAGCCGCAACAACCGGGACTGGTAG
- a CDS encoding B12-binding domain-containing radical SAM protein produces MAAHKKVLLVFLPSESGVDGARSLYSENRSNPLTTWFNGSLRTLIKKSQFAIPPLSLMILSSIEVPGVEQSICDMRFEAFPFHESWDLVGLSVQTGMARQAFDLADRLRREGTPVALGGAHVTLFPDSCRPHADLLVHGEADDLWKEVLTDLKSGCLKPDYYSGSFPDMSIARPVSKASLVPGRYFTTNLIQTGRGCPHSCDFCNVHVLNGHTLRRRAISDIVSEVARFQKYDRRIFFFVDDSINADPAYARELFHQLAPLKISWFGQATTTLGQQHELLETFARSGCRALLVGIESIEAKSRSAHKKNQNRSTELAGAIKNIREAGISLYGSFIYGLDGDTLETPAAILDFIRETGLDVPGINILRPTPGTRVFERLREEGRLLFDPRDITAFRYTFGQEMLYRPKNIDLEAFVESYSTLTRKIFTIKNSVTRGFAAPSAKAAVMLFNMFYTHLYGLSRHDLKHQLAANRLENTILPYAE; encoded by the coding sequence ATGGCTGCACATAAAAAAGTTCTGCTGGTTTTTCTTCCTTCCGAAAGCGGAGTTGACGGTGCCCGATCGCTTTACAGCGAGAACCGCAGTAATCCGCTCACCACCTGGTTCAACGGTTCACTGAGAACCCTTATCAAGAAAAGCCAGTTCGCTATTCCTCCGCTCTCACTCATGATCCTCAGCTCAATTGAAGTCCCGGGTGTAGAACAATCTATCTGCGACATGCGCTTTGAAGCGTTTCCGTTTCATGAAAGCTGGGATCTTGTCGGGCTCAGCGTTCAGACCGGAATGGCACGGCAGGCGTTTGATCTTGCCGACCGGCTTCGCAGAGAGGGAACCCCTGTAGCGCTTGGCGGAGCCCATGTAACACTCTTTCCTGATTCATGCAGGCCGCATGCGGATCTGCTGGTACACGGAGAGGCCGACGACCTGTGGAAAGAGGTACTCACCGACCTCAAGTCAGGATGCCTGAAGCCCGACTACTACTCCGGAAGTTTTCCGGATATGAGTATTGCAAGACCGGTCAGTAAAGCCTCCTTGGTTCCAGGCCGCTACTTCACGACCAACCTGATCCAGACCGGAAGAGGGTGCCCGCACAGTTGTGATTTCTGCAATGTGCATGTCCTCAACGGCCACACACTCCGCCGAAGGGCAATCAGCGACATTGTCAGTGAAGTCGCCCGCTTTCAGAAGTATGACCGCAGGATTTTCTTTTTTGTCGACGACTCCATCAATGCCGATCCCGCCTATGCCCGGGAGCTCTTTCACCAGCTTGCCCCCCTTAAAATCAGCTGGTTCGGACAGGCAACAACTACACTCGGCCAGCAGCATGAGCTGCTTGAGACCTTCGCCCGCTCAGGTTGCCGCGCACTGCTTGTCGGCATCGAGAGCATTGAAGCAAAAAGCCGAAGCGCACACAAAAAAAATCAGAACAGGAGCACAGAGCTTGCAGGAGCAATCAAGAACATCAGGGAGGCAGGCATAAGCCTTTATGGCAGTTTTATTTACGGGCTTGATGGCGATACACTTGAAACCCCTGCCGCTATACTTGATTTTATCAGGGAAACAGGGCTTGACGTCCCCGGTATCAATATTCTGCGACCCACTCCCGGTACCAGGGTTTTTGAACGGTTGAGAGAGGAGGGGCGACTGCTCTTCGACCCCCGCGACATCACGGCCTTCCGATACACCTTTGGTCAGGAGATGCTCTACCGGCCAAAAAACATCGATCTTGAAGCGTTTGTCGAGAGCTACTCCACCCTGACCCGAAAAATATTCACCATTAAAAACTCGGTAACAAGAGGCTTTGCCGCTCCTTCCGCCAAAGCTGCGGTCATGCTCTTCAACATGTTCTACACGCATCTCTACGGCCTCTCACGCCACGACCTCAAGCATCAACTGGCTGCAAACAGATTGGAAAATACCATTTTGCCTTACGCTGAATAA
- a CDS encoding c-type cytochrome has protein sequence MKPLLPLLTVSLFTLGACGLEKPPAKIVFPEDKTAAAPAPAPAAPAAPAAPAAPVDPKFAAAKTLYDASCASCHDAALMGAPKPGDKANWAPRIAQGIATVESNAIKGFQGKVGMMPAKGGSTLTDDEIKSIVAYLVEVSK, from the coding sequence ATGAAACCACTCCTGCCGCTTTTGACCGTAAGCCTCTTTACTCTCGGCGCCTGTGGACTTGAAAAACCACCGGCAAAAATCGTCTTCCCTGAAGATAAAACCGCCGCTGCTCCGGCACCGGCTCCAGCCGCTCCGGCCGCTCCTGCTGCTCCCGCAGCTCCGGTTGATCCCAAGTTTGCTGCGGCAAAAACCCTCTATGACGCAAGCTGTGCCTCATGCCACGATGCAGCCTTGATGGGTGCACCGAAGCCCGGCGACAAGGCCAACTGGGCGCCCCGCATTGCACAGGGAATCGCAACTGTTGAAAGCAATGCCATCAAAGGGTTCCAGGGCAAGGTCGGCATGATGCCGGCAAAAGGGGGTTCAACCCTTACCGATGACGAGATAAAGAGCATTGTCGCCTATCTTGTTGAAGTATCAAAGTAA
- a CDS encoding c-type cytochrome — translation MSRIILATLCALAVFTFSAIEASAANVTTGKTVYDASCVTCHKTGLMGAPKLGDKANWAPRIKKGNAVLVSNSTKGFKGKVGVMPAKGGNLKLTDMQIADAVAYMVSASK, via the coding sequence ATGTCCCGTATTATATTAGCCACACTCTGTGCACTCGCTGTTTTTACCTTCAGTGCTATTGAAGCTTCTGCGGCCAACGTTACTACCGGAAAAACCGTTTACGATGCGAGCTGTGTGACCTGCCACAAAACCGGCCTGATGGGTGCGCCAAAACTCGGTGACAAGGCAAACTGGGCACCGCGCATTAAAAAAGGCAATGCAGTGCTCGTCTCCAACTCCACCAAGGGCTTCAAGGGAAAAGTCGGCGTCATGCCGGCAAAAGGTGGAAACCTGAAGCTTACCGACATGCAGATCGCCGATGCAGTAGCCTACATGGTCTCGGCATCAAAGTAG
- a CDS encoding c-type cytochrome, producing MSRIISAALCSLVVFAVSSSDAFAANAAAGKATYDASCKTCHLAGLMGAPKLGDKANWAPRIKKGNAVLVSNATKGFKGAVGMMPPKGGNAKLTDVQIGDAVAYMVSASK from the coding sequence ATGTCTCGTATTATCTCTGCGGCCCTTTGTTCGCTCGTTGTTTTTGCTGTAAGCTCTTCTGATGCCTTTGCTGCCAATGCTGCAGCAGGCAAAGCTACGTATGATGCCAGCTGCAAAACCTGCCACCTTGCCGGTCTGATGGGTGCGCCTAAACTCGGCGACAAGGCAAACTGGGCACCGCGTATCAAAAAAGGCAATGCAGTTCTGGTCTCCAATGCCACCAAGGGATTCAAGGGTGCTGTTGGCATGATGCCTCCGAAGGGCGGCAATGCCAAGCTGACCGATGTACAGATTGGCGATGCAGTAGCCTACATGGTCTCGGCATCGAAGTAA
- a CDS encoding SemiSWEET transporter: MMQHSEYLGYAAGIITTLAFLPQAFRIFSTRRTRDISLLWALAMNTGIVLWLLYGIAKNDLPMIAANSISLILLMIILFLKLRYR, translated from the coding sequence ATGATGCAACACTCTGAATATCTCGGCTATGCTGCCGGCATCATTACCACCCTGGCATTTCTTCCCCAGGCTTTCAGGATTTTCAGCACCCGTCGAACACGCGACATCAGCCTTCTTTGGGCTCTTGCAATGAATACCGGTATTGTACTCTGGCTCCTCTACGGCATTGCAAAAAACGACCTGCCGATGATTGCCGCCAACAGCATCTCCCTCATTCTGCTCATGATCATTCTTTTTTTGAAACTGCGCTACCGATGA
- the proC gene encoding pyrroline-5-carboxylate reductase, whose translation MNSLHLGFIGTGRIARALIAGLSEKADTVISGYDREPAALASIAADYPVKPCHSIEELAQCSRVIILAVKPYQIAEVVGVLKPALGQDHLLISVAAGISSEFIRNSALDTTKVIRVMPNTPAFVGEGMTAVSRGKMASDLDVALACEIFSAIGRVAVLDETQMDAATALSGSGPAYMFHILDALAAGGAACGLTENEARILSAQTMLGAAKMVLSGDKSPEELKREVTTPGGTTEAGLKVMDEQNIRTTLMETVAAAALRSRELMK comes from the coding sequence ATGAACAGCCTTCATCTCGGATTCATCGGAACAGGAAGAATTGCCCGTGCGCTGATTGCCGGTCTCAGCGAAAAAGCCGATACCGTTATTTCCGGTTATGACAGGGAGCCTGCTGCCCTGGCCTCCATTGCCGCCGACTATCCGGTTAAACCATGCCACTCGATTGAGGAGCTTGCGCAGTGCTCAAGGGTAATCATCCTTGCCGTCAAACCATATCAGATTGCAGAGGTGGTCGGAGTGCTGAAACCGGCGCTCGGCCAGGATCATCTGCTGATCAGTGTGGCTGCGGGCATATCCTCTGAATTCATCAGAAACAGTGCTCTTGACACCACAAAAGTTATCCGGGTCATGCCCAATACTCCGGCATTTGTTGGTGAAGGGATGACGGCCGTCAGCAGAGGAAAAATGGCCTCAGACCTGGATGTTGCCCTTGCCTGTGAGATCTTCAGCGCCATCGGACGGGTAGCTGTACTTGACGAGACACAAATGGATGCGGCAACTGCGCTCTCCGGAAGCGGCCCGGCCTATATGTTCCATATTCTTGATGCACTTGCAGCAGGAGGAGCTGCATGCGGCCTTACGGAAAATGAAGCCCGTATCCTGAGCGCACAAACCATGCTTGGAGCCGCCAAAATGGTGCTCTCGGGAGATAAAAGCCCGGAAGAGCTCAAACGGGAGGTAACAACACCCGGCGGCACTACGGAGGCCGGGTTGAAGGTGATGGATGAACAGAACATCCGGACAACTCTTATGGAAACCGTTGCAGCAGCAGCGCTTCGATCCAGGGAACTGATGAAATAA